The Streptomyces sp. NBC_00224 genome has a window encoding:
- a CDS encoding ArsR/SmtB family transcription factor has protein sequence MKKLTSSSGDAPADPSADPSAEVLGEAAGVFGLLASPARLHIVWALSHGESDVTGLAERVGGALPAVSQHLAKLKLAGLVRSRREGRRVVYLVNDPEVVELVRWLVARLDDRLGSGATPGLVRDLGA, from the coding sequence GTGAAGAAGCTGACCAGTTCGTCGGGCGACGCGCCCGCCGACCCGTCCGCCGATCCGTCCGCCGAGGTGCTCGGCGAGGCGGCCGGGGTCTTCGGGCTGCTCGCCTCGCCCGCGCGGCTGCACATCGTCTGGGCGCTCAGCCACGGCGAGTCGGACGTGACCGGGCTCGCCGAGCGCGTCGGCGGGGCGCTGCCCGCCGTCAGCCAGCACCTGGCGAAGCTGAAGCTCGCCGGGCTGGTCCGCTCCCGCCGCGAGGGCCGCCGGGTGGTCTACCTGGTGAACGACCCCGAGGTGGTCGAGCTGGTGCGCTGGCTCGTGGCGCGGCTGGACGACCGGCTCGGGTCGGGCGCGACTCCGGGACTCGTCCGTGACCTGGGCGCCTGA
- a CDS encoding ABC transporter permease, with protein MKSSRSDRWSRGARSRGLRAPVTLLVPALVAVAFLLMPLVGILARTSWGDLGTHLTSPGVTEALRLSLLVSFWALGLSLVLGVPLAWLLARVDFPGKALVRSLVLLPMVLPPTVGGVALLLGFGRRGLLGPWLEDTFGITLPFHTSGAVVAATFVAMPFLVISLEGALGGLRPRYEETAASLGASPFRVFLTVTLPMVAPGLAAGAALTWARALGEFGATITFAGNLPGTTQTLPLQVYLLLQNSPEAATSVSLLLLAIAMAVLVALRGRWTGGGTRSVSVLRTEESRGTEESRAYESDGPTSTDAPKSPSPAGRWALHAEVSGFTELTLDAAPGTTIAVVGENGAGKTTLLRALLGLTPRARAGLRLGDQDVTGLPPHRRGVAWVPQDGALFPHMTALANTAYGLRAQGVARAEARREAQAWLDRLGVGRLAHRRPGQLSGGQAQRVALARALAARPRLLLLDEPLAALDQTTRARVRHTLRTHLDGFGGVCLIVTHDPVEAVSLADRVLVLDGGRALQDAPPAEVTRHPRSPWVARMLGRNAWPGEAGADGLALPGGGRIVAAEQLPAGSRALAIIAPESVAVHRERPGGSPRNTWPGTVREITATGSRLRVLIGSPDAPDLVAEITPEAAAELRLAEGVAVWSSVKATEVTLVPL; from the coding sequence ATGAAGAGCAGCCGGTCGGACCGCTGGAGCAGGGGCGCCCGCTCCCGCGGCCTGCGCGCCCCCGTCACCCTGCTGGTGCCCGCGCTGGTCGCCGTGGCGTTCCTGCTGATGCCGCTCGTCGGCATCCTGGCCCGCACCTCCTGGGGCGACCTCGGTACGCATCTGACCAGCCCGGGCGTCACCGAGGCGCTGCGACTGTCCCTCCTCGTCTCCTTCTGGGCGCTCGGCCTCTCCCTCGTGCTGGGGGTGCCGCTGGCGTGGCTCCTCGCGCGCGTGGACTTCCCCGGCAAGGCGCTGGTGCGCTCCCTCGTACTGCTCCCGATGGTGCTGCCGCCGACCGTCGGCGGTGTGGCGCTGCTGCTCGGCTTCGGGCGGCGCGGGCTGCTCGGGCCGTGGCTGGAGGACACCTTCGGCATCACACTGCCCTTCCACACCTCCGGCGCGGTGGTCGCCGCCACCTTCGTGGCCATGCCGTTCCTGGTGATCAGCCTGGAGGGCGCGCTCGGCGGGCTGCGCCCCCGCTACGAGGAGACCGCGGCCTCCCTCGGCGCCTCCCCGTTCCGGGTGTTCCTGACCGTCACGCTGCCGATGGTCGCGCCCGGCCTCGCCGCCGGGGCCGCGCTGACGTGGGCGCGCGCGCTGGGCGAGTTCGGCGCCACGATCACCTTCGCGGGCAACCTCCCCGGCACCACCCAGACCCTCCCCCTCCAGGTCTATCTGCTGCTCCAGAACTCCCCCGAGGCCGCGACCTCCGTCTCCCTGCTGCTGCTCGCCATCGCGATGGCGGTCCTGGTCGCCCTGCGCGGCCGCTGGACAGGGGGCGGGACGCGTTCCGTATCCGTACTACGTACGGAGGAGAGTCGCGGTACGGAGGAGAGTCGCGCGTACGAGTCCGACGGGCCCACGTCCACCGATGCCCCGAAGTCGCCCTCCCCCGCCGGGCGCTGGGCGCTCCACGCCGAGGTCAGCGGGTTCACCGAGCTGACCCTGGACGCCGCGCCCGGCACCACCATCGCCGTCGTGGGCGAGAACGGCGCGGGCAAGACCACGCTCCTGCGCGCCCTGCTCGGACTCACCCCACGCGCGCGTGCCGGACTGCGCCTGGGCGACCAGGACGTGACCGGCCTGCCGCCGCACCGGCGCGGGGTCGCCTGGGTGCCGCAGGACGGCGCGCTGTTCCCGCACATGACGGCGCTCGCCAACACGGCGTACGGGCTGCGCGCCCAGGGCGTCGCGCGCGCCGAGGCCCGACGGGAGGCGCAGGCGTGGCTGGACCGGCTCGGCGTGGGCCGCCTCGCCCACCGCAGGCCCGGCCAGCTCTCCGGCGGCCAGGCCCAGCGGGTCGCACTGGCCCGGGCGCTCGCGGCCCGGCCCCGGCTGCTCCTGCTCGACGAGCCGCTGGCGGCCCTCGACCAGACGACCCGCGCCCGCGTCCGCCACACCCTGCGCACCCACCTCGACGGCTTCGGCGGGGTCTGCCTGATCGTCACCCACGACCCGGTCGAGGCGGTGTCGCTGGCGGACCGCGTCCTCGTGCTCGACGGCGGCCGCGCCCTCCAGGACGCCCCGCCCGCCGAGGTGACCCGCCACCCGCGCTCCCCCTGGGTGGCCCGGATGCTGGGCCGCAACGCCTGGCCGGGCGAGGCCGGCGCGGACGGGCTCGCGCTGCCCGGCGGCGGCCGGATCGTCGCGGCCGAGCAACTGCCCGCCGGCAGCCGCGCGTTGGCGATCATCGCGCCGGAGTCGGTCGCGGTCCACCGCGAACGGCCCGGCGGCAGTCCCCGCAACACCTGGCCCGGCACGGTCCGCGAGATCACCGCGACCGGCAGCCGGCTGCGCGTCCTGATCGGCTCTCCGGACGCCCCGGACCTGGTCGCGGAGATCACCCCGGAGGCGGCGGCCGAGCTGCGGCTGGCGGAGGGCGTGGCGGTCTGGTCGAGCGTGAAGGCGACCGAGGTCACGCTCGTACCGCTGTAG
- the modA gene encoding molybdate ABC transporter substrate-binding protein, with product MAPFLTRRRAAAAVVTAALLVPLAACGKDDDNKKNDPGTAKSSTGAPAAKLTVLAAASLTDVFKAAGAAYEKGHPGTKVTFSFAGSQELAAQVKQGAPADALVTADTKTMDGLKSDTGAATVITRNRLVIATGKGNPKKVGALKDLADTKLKVVLAAPEVPVGRYSKKVLDAQKITVKPVSQEPNVRAVLTKVELGEADAGIVYKTDAASATGKVDAVEIPDAQNAVAQYPAATLKASKNADAAAAFVQWLSSPEAQKILQDAGFQKP from the coding sequence ATGGCCCCCTTCCTCACCCGGCGCCGCGCCGCGGCCGCCGTCGTCACCGCCGCGCTGCTCGTCCCCCTCGCCGCCTGCGGCAAGGACGACGACAACAAGAAGAACGACCCGGGCACCGCCAAGAGTTCCACCGGGGCGCCCGCGGCGAAGCTCACGGTTCTCGCCGCCGCCTCGCTGACCGACGTCTTCAAGGCGGCGGGCGCCGCGTACGAGAAGGGGCACCCGGGTACCAAGGTGACGTTCTCCTTCGCCGGGTCGCAGGAGCTCGCCGCCCAGGTCAAGCAGGGCGCCCCCGCCGACGCCCTGGTCACCGCCGACACGAAGACCATGGACGGGCTCAAGTCGGACACCGGCGCGGCGACCGTCATCACCAGGAACCGGCTCGTCATCGCCACCGGCAAGGGCAACCCGAAGAAGGTCGGCGCGCTCAAGGACCTGGCCGACACCAAGCTGAAGGTCGTGCTCGCCGCGCCCGAGGTGCCGGTCGGCCGCTACAGCAAGAAGGTCCTGGACGCGCAGAAGATCACGGTCAAGCCGGTCTCGCAGGAGCCGAACGTACGGGCCGTCCTCACCAAGGTCGAGCTCGGCGAGGCGGACGCGGGCATCGTCTACAAGACCGACGCCGCCTCCGCCACCGGCAAGGTCGACGCGGTGGAGATCCCGGACGCGCAGAACGCGGTGGCCCAGTACCCGGCCGCCACCCTGAAGGCCTCCAAGAACGCCGACGCGGCGGCCGCGTTCGTGCAGTGGCTCAGCAGCCCCGAGGCGCAGAAGATCCTCCAGGACGCGGGCTTCCAGAAGCCGTAA